DNA sequence from the Flavobacterium lipolyticum genome:
AGCTACTGCTATAAAACGATGATTATCTCCATATTTAGAATTCGAAAGCACATCGTTATTTACATTTCCTAAAGCCGGATTAAAAGCAAAAGCATCTCCTGTAATTTCAGCTTCAATAGAGTTAACATCTTTAGATTTTAAATAATTATAAGCCACACTCGCATACAATCCATTTTCAAAGTTTTTCTGCACTTTTAAAGTGGCATTAAACGCACTTCCCTTATTCGAGTTCGTCATTACATAAGCATTGTTTGCACCTTTATCCGCTGCAACATAAATAGGTCGGTTATCCACACCTGCTAATGTTCCGGTTGGAGATTTCAATCCCCAATTCTGAACGTGTACTGCATTAATATCCTTATTATAAGACAAATCTGCCGTTACAATATAATTATTTTCAAATCGATGATCAAATCCTAAACTGGTTCTCCAGACTTGTGGCCATTTATAATCCGGATCCATAATCTGCAAAAAGCCATCATCAGCGCCACTTACCTGATTTCCTAACCACACAAAAGGAATTCTTCCGGTAAAAATTCCGGATCCTCCGCGAAACTGTGAGGTAGCATTACCGTTAACATCCCAGTTAAAACCTATTCTTGGCGACCATAAAATTCGATCACTTGGCAAATTGGTCGAAATCAATTTAACCGCTTGCCCAGTCTGAGGATTGAAATAATCGGTATCGTTATTTCTTTTGGCTCCGCCATTATTAGTATCTATATATTTTTGAATCAGATCGGCAGTATTAAAATACAAAGGCTTATCAATTCTTAATCCCAAAGACAGTTTGAAATTATCATCGATACTGATATCATCCTGTGCATAAAATGCGAGCTGTCCTACGTTCAATTCCGCTAGTTTCCATCCCCCATCAGTTCCTACTTTAAAATTATTCTTGGCGGCGAAAACATCCTGAGCGTATTTCAAATTCTGCGCAATAATACTCGTAGCAAAAGGCTTAGCCGCATCATTTAAAAAATCCTGTGTTGTGAAATAGGGTGTAAAGAAGGTTCCGGCATATCCGTTTGGATTTCCAAAATTATCATATCCGGCCAGATTAAAAGAGTTTTCAAACTTAAACTTCTCAAAAGAAGCACCAAAAGTAAACGCGTGTTTGCCCACATTATAATTCAGATTATTAGTGATCTGAATGACTTTCTGATCTAAAGTATTATTGATAGAAAAAGGCTCATGCCCCGCAATAATATAATTAGCACCCGCTCCGTCCTGAATATTAATCACAGGAGCCGGAACCGAAAATGGCACCCTGTAATCATTAAAATGCGAATAACCCGCTTGTAACTTATTAGAAACCGATTCACTAAATTTTGAATTCAACTCTACCAGAAAAGAACTCAGGTTATTATTAATCTGATATCCGGCATTTCTGAACTGCAAAATAGAAGCATTCGGCCCTCTAAAACCCAGTGCAGTAGGATGCGCCGGTTTGTCTTTTGAAGCATCCAGAAAATTATAAATAACCGCCAGTTTATGATTGTCACTGATATTCCAGTCGATCTTAATAATCCCTTTATTCGAATTCGATTCATGCTTAAATCCCTGATAAGGTCCTGTTTCATAACCTAAATTAGCCAAGGCTTTTGAAACCGCAATTAAATCCGATTCTAAAACTCTCGATTCATTAATTCCGGTTACACCATCATTATTATTAGCCACAAAATTGGATCCTAAATCACTTCGTTTGTCAATTTCAAAATTTCCAAAGATGAACAATTTATCCTTTATAATAGGAGCTCCCAAACTAAAACCTGCCTGGGTTTGTTCTAAAGTAGGTACAAATATTTTTTCTCCCTTGATCTTATTTCCCGTCAAATCCTGATTTCTGTAAAAACCATAAGCCGTACCATGAAACTCATTGGTCCCCGATTTAGTTACCGCATTAACAGAAGCTCCTGTAAAACCCGACAAAGTAACATCATAAGGAGCTGTCGCTACCTGAATCTGCTCAATAGCATCAAGCGAAATAGGCTGTGATCCTGTCTGACCTCCCGGTGTTGCAGCATCTAGTCCAAACGGATTATTAAATACCGCACCATTTAAGGAGTAATTATTGTATTGATCGTTTCTTCCGCCAAAAGAACCTCCGCTTGCCGTTGGTTCCAAACGCGTAAAATCTTCCGCCGATCTTGAAATTGTAGGCAAAGCCGTTAACTCTCTTTTTCCAATCGTAGTTTCGGCACCTGTTTTGCCACTTTTAAAAACTTTATCCTTAGACACGATTTTCACCTCTTCGAGCGTCTGACTTTCGTCTTCCAGAACCACATCAAGATTAAAAGGTTTTCCCAAATCGAGATTCACATCGGCATATTCATGATTTCGAAAACCCACAAAAGTCACAACAATTTTGTATGGGCCTCCAATTCTCATGTTCAAAATATTAAACCTTCCGTCTTCGTTGGAAACAGCTGAATATTTACTTCCTGTGGGAGTATGGATTGCTAAGATAGTAGCACCGGGCAAGAGTTCGTTGGCAGAACTCTTGATAATCCCCTTAATACTCGAAGTTGTGGTTTGCCCGATAGCAGTGGTTATGGCAAACACACCTAGTAATAATGCAAAGATTTTTTTCATTTTCCTGGTTTTGAGAGTGTTATTCCTCTCAAAATTAGGCAAAAAAAAACCACTCAAAAGAGTGGTTTTTATATTTTATTAACAAGAAGTTAACAAAATGTTATTTTTCAGCGATAATCTCGTATGCTAATTCTACAATAACATCTCTGTGTAAACGGATGCTAGCTGTATATTTTCCAGTACGTTTTACGATACCACTAGTGATGAATTTTCTATCAATAGCGTTACCTGATTTCTCTAAAGCTTCAGCAATGTCGATGTTTGTGATAGAACCAAAAAGTTTCTCTCCACCAGCTTTTGCAGTAAGTTTAATTTCAAGAGCTTTTAAAGTTTCAGCTAATGCTTTAGCATCAGCAACCACTTTAGCTTCTTTATGTGCTCTTTGTTTTAGGTTTTCAGCTAAAACTTTTTTAGCAGAAGGAGTTGCTAAAGTAGCAAAACCTTGAGGAATTAAAAAGTTACGACCGTAACCAGGTTTTACAGATACTACATCATCTTTAAATCCTAAGTTTTGTACGTCTTGTTTTAAAATAATTTCCATGTTGTTGTCCTTATTTTTAGAAGTTAGGTTCTGATTAAACAGAAACCAGCGACTAGATTTTTTTTATACTATTTTAATAAATCGGCCACGTATGGCATTAAAGCTAAGTGACGAGCTCTTTTTACAGCTACAGACACTTTTCTTTGGTATTTTAATGAAGTTCCTGTTAAACGACGAGGAAGAATTTTTCCTTGCTCATTTACGAATTTCAATAAGAAATCAGCATCTTTATAATCGATGTATTTGATTCCTGATTTTTTGAAACGACAGTACTTTTTAGTTTTGTTAGTTTCAATGTTTAAAGGCGTTAAATATCTGATATCTCCGTCTTTTTTTCCTTTTGCAGATTGCTCGATTGTAGACATAATAATTACGCTTTAGTAGATTTTAATTTAGCTCTTCTTCTTTCCGCCCATGAAATAGCATGTTTGTCTAAACTTACAGTTAAGAAACGCATAACTCTTTCGTCACGTCTGAATTCAGTTTCAAAAGCAATTAGAACTTCTCCAGCTACTTTGAATTCGAATAAGTGATAAAAACCACTTTTTTTGTTTTGGATTTCGTAAGCCATTTTTTTAAGACCCCAATCCTCTTTCGATACCATTTCAGCTCCTCTACTAGTAAGAAATTCTTCAAATTTCGTTACTGTTTCCTTCACCTGAACTTCAGATAAAACGGGATTTAAAATGAAAACAGTTTCATAATGATTCATAAACAATATATTTATTTGTTAAAATTGGGTGCAAAAGTAACCATAAAATTTAAATATACAACACTTTTTTACTTTTATTCGTTGTACAGCAAAAAATACACGTCAATTTTAGTTTTTTTCTTAAAAAAAGAATACATTTACTATTGCTATCCTGAATTTATTCTAAATTTTTATGTTATGAAGCTAAACTGTGTTGTTGTAGATGATAGTTCTATACAAAGAACTATTATTGCAAAATTAGTTAATAATCACCCAGGTTTGCATTTAATCGGGGATTTTTCAAATGCAATAGAGGCAAAAAGCTGTATCTCTCTAAATAATATTGACTTAATTTTTCTTGATATAGAAATGCCCGTTATTAATGGGTTTGATTTTCTTGACGGACTAAAATCTAAGCCACAAATTATATTTATTACTTCTAAAGCAGAATATGCTTTAAAAGCTTTCGATTATGACGCTACGGATTACCTTCAGAAACCTATTGCGGTAGATCGTTTTAATGCCTCTGTAAAAAGAGCCATTGACATGCATTTACTAAAAAAGGACATCAAAGAAGAAGAAGGCGAACATATATTTATCAAAAGTAATCTGAAAAAACTCAAAATATTCACTGCAAAAATCAAATGGATTGAAGCTTTTGGTGATTATGTGAGAGTGGTTACCGAAGACGACAGTAATCTGGTGCTCTCGACCATGAAATCTTTTGAAAACGATCTTTCAAAAGACAAGTTCATTCGTGTGCACAAGTCCTATATTATTAACATTGATAAAGTAGAACGCTTTAACAGTAAATTTGCTGAGATTGGCATTACCAAAATCCCTCTTAGCCGAAACAAAAAAGAAGATCTGGTAAAAGCACTCTCCACTTCTTCTTAATTTAATAGAAGTCAACATTAGCAATAACTTTTATAGCTCTGTACTGAGCAACAGCCTCAAAACTATTCAGCATCTTCTGAATAGTTTTTTTCGTATTAACCAAATGCTGGTTCTGCGGAATCTTAATCAAAATCGTTCGGATATACTCATTTCTGATCCTGCTGATCGCTGGTTCTTCCGGCCCCAGTACCGGCATATTCAAATTTTGACTCAAAACCTGATACAGCCACACCGAACCCTCCTTTAATTTATCGAAATCACGATGCTTTAAAGTCAGTTTTATAATTCTGAAATAAGGCGGGTATCTGTAAATCTGGCGATCATACAATTGCTCCTTATACATACCTATATAATTATGGTTGGTCACCTGCTGAATCGTATTGTGATTCGGATTATAGGTTTGAATCACCACTTTCCCTTGTTTTTCAGATCTACCGGCTCTCCCCGCAACTTGTGTCATCATTTGGTAACTCCGTTCGAAGGCCCTAAAATCGGGATGATGCAGCATATTATCCGCATTCATAATTCCAACCAAACTCACATTATCAAAATCCAGTCCTTTCGCCAGCATTTGTGTACCGACCAAAATATCAATTTCACGATTTTTAAAGGAATCTATTATTTTTTCGAAACCAAATTTACCACGAGTCGTATCCTGATCCATTCGACCGGTTTTGGCTTTGGGAAAAAGTGTTACCAGCTCCTGCTCGATTTGTTCTGTACCGAATCCTTTAGTCGTCAAATCGATACTGGAACAGCTATGACAATGTGTTGGTTTTGCAATCGAATAACCACAATAATGACAACGCAACTGATTTTTATGCTTATGAAAAGTCAGACTCACATCACACTGTTGGCAATGCGGTACATGACCACAGGTCATACATTCTATTATAGGTGAATATCCTCGTCGGTTCTGGAACAAAATAATTTGCTCTCCCAAAGACAAAGCCTCTCCTATTTCTTCAATTAAAAGATCACTAAAATGCCCAGTCATTCTTTTCCTGAAATGTTTGTCTTTTAAATCTACTAAAAGAATTTCAGGCATTCGAACATTATTATAACGTTCCGTAAGCGATACCAAACCATACTTATCGGCCTGTGCATTAAAATAGGTCTCAATACTTGGTGTCGCCGACCCCAACAGTACTTTTGCTTTATGAAAATTAGCCAAAACAATTGCCGCATCTCTGGCATGATAACGTGGCGCAGGATCGGTTTGCTTAAAAGTCTGTTCGTGCTCTTCGTCTACAATCAACAAACCTAAATTGTCAAAAGGCAAAAACAGAGCCGACCTTGCTCCTATTACAATTTGCGCTTTCTCCGAATTTTCAAGAGTCTGCTTCCAAACCTCAACTCTTTCATTATTACTGTATTTCGAATGAAAAACAGCTACTTTATCACCAAAATAAAGTCTTAATCTTGAAACTAATTGTGTCGTTAAAGCGATTTCGGGCAGCAAATAAAGAACCTGTCTTCCCGTTTCCAGATATTCTTCAATCAGTTTGATATAAATCTCTGTTTTACCACTTGAGGTAACTCCATGCAGTAAACATACTTCTTTCTCTGAAAGACTCTCTTTAATAGCTATAAAAGCTCTCGTTTGCGCTTCACTTAACAACAATTGATCGTCTGTTGTTCGCCCTGTAAACAAAACTCTGTCCTGCTGTAAAAGGT
Encoded proteins:
- the priA gene encoding replication restart helicase PriA, encoding MFFIEVVLPLSLAKTFTYRVSEAEFHFIKKGMRVAVPFGKNKIYTALVIELHQNEPGLYEAKEIHQILDEKPIATEVQIKHWLWVANYYMCAIGDVYRGAFPSGLLLESETVVSYKTDAEVNQDELSDDEYLVYEALQQQSSLRIQEIISMLNKKNILPVLQKMIARNIIVLEEEIKEGYKPKLVRYVKLHAKYESDNGLGELLEVLKNANKQKELVLAYFQIMASEKKPITVKKLVEVSNSTSAAVKALIDKEIFEEYLLQQDRVLFTGRTTDDQLLLSEAQTRAFIAIKESLSEKEVCLLHGVTSSGKTEIYIKLIEEYLETGRQVLYLLPEIALTTQLVSRLRLYFGDKVAVFHSKYSNNERVEVWKQTLENSEKAQIVIGARSALFLPFDNLGLLIVDEEHEQTFKQTDPAPRYHARDAAIVLANFHKAKVLLGSATPSIETYFNAQADKYGLVSLTERYNNVRMPEILLVDLKDKHFRKRMTGHFSDLLIEEIGEALSLGEQIILFQNRRGYSPIIECMTCGHVPHCQQCDVSLTFHKHKNQLRCHYCGYSIAKPTHCHSCSSIDLTTKGFGTEQIEQELVTLFPKAKTGRMDQDTTRGKFGFEKIIDSFKNREIDILVGTQMLAKGLDFDNVSLVGIMNADNMLHHPDFRAFERSYQMMTQVAGRAGRSEKQGKVVIQTYNPNHNTIQQVTNHNYIGMYKEQLYDRQIYRYPPYFRIIKLTLKHRDFDKLKEGSVWLYQVLSQNLNMPVLGPEEPAISRIRNEYIRTILIKIPQNQHLVNTKKTIQKMLNSFEAVAQYRAIKVIANVDFY
- the rpsF gene encoding 30S ribosomal protein S6 codes for the protein MNHYETVFILNPVLSEVQVKETVTKFEEFLTSRGAEMVSKEDWGLKKMAYEIQNKKSGFYHLFEFKVAGEVLIAFETEFRRDERVMRFLTVSLDKHAISWAERRRAKLKSTKA
- the rpsR gene encoding 30S ribosomal protein S18, which gives rise to MSTIEQSAKGKKDGDIRYLTPLNIETNKTKKYCRFKKSGIKYIDYKDADFLLKFVNEQGKILPRRLTGTSLKYQRKVSVAVKRARHLALMPYVADLLK
- a CDS encoding LytR/AlgR family response regulator transcription factor codes for the protein MKLNCVVVDDSSIQRTIIAKLVNNHPGLHLIGDFSNAIEAKSCISLNNIDLIFLDIEMPVINGFDFLDGLKSKPQIIFITSKAEYALKAFDYDATDYLQKPIAVDRFNASVKRAIDMHLLKKDIKEEEGEHIFIKSNLKKLKIFTAKIKWIEAFGDYVRVVTEDDSNLVLSTMKSFENDLSKDKFIRVHKSYIINIDKVERFNSKFAEIGITKIPLSRNKKEDLVKALSTSS
- a CDS encoding TonB-dependent receptor, whose translation is MKKIFALLLGVFAITTAIGQTTTSSIKGIIKSSANELLPGATILAIHTPTGSKYSAVSNEDGRFNILNMRIGGPYKIVVTFVGFRNHEYADVNLDLGKPFNLDVVLEDESQTLEEVKIVSKDKVFKSGKTGAETTIGKRELTALPTISRSAEDFTRLEPTASGGSFGGRNDQYNNYSLNGAVFNNPFGLDAATPGGQTGSQPISLDAIEQIQVATAPYDVTLSGFTGASVNAVTKSGTNEFHGTAYGFYRNQDLTGNKIKGEKIFVPTLEQTQAGFSLGAPIIKDKLFIFGNFEIDKRSDLGSNFVANNNDGVTGINESRVLESDLIAVSKALANLGYETGPYQGFKHESNSNKGIIKIDWNISDNHKLAVIYNFLDASKDKPAHPTALGFRGPNASILQFRNAGYQINNNLSSFLVELNSKFSESVSNKLQAGYSHFNDYRVPFSVPAPVINIQDGAGANYIIAGHEPFSINNTLDQKVIQITNNLNYNVGKHAFTFGASFEKFKFENSFNLAGYDNFGNPNGYAGTFFTPYFTTQDFLNDAAKPFATSIIAQNLKYAQDVFAAKNNFKVGTDGGWKLAELNVGQLAFYAQDDISIDDNFKLSLGLRIDKPLYFNTADLIQKYIDTNNGGAKRNNDTDYFNPQTGQAVKLISTNLPSDRILWSPRIGFNWDVNGNATSQFRGGSGIFTGRIPFVWLGNQVSGADDGFLQIMDPDYKWPQVWRTSLGFDHRFENNYIVTADLSYNKDINAVHVQNWGLKSPTGTLAGVDNRPIYVAADKGANNAYVMTNSNKGSAFNATLKVQKNFENGLYASVAYNYLKSKDVNSIEAEITGDAFAFNPALGNVNNDVLSNSKYGDNHRFIAVASKKWKYGKDKWATTVSTVLEYAQGGRFNYTYGGDINGDGSSVNDLIYIPTTAEIALMNFSAPGEGAAFDQFISQDKYMKDRRGQYAERYGAISPWRGRCDLKILQDYNFKISSTSDKKNTIQFSIDVLNFGNLLNSNWGVVQVPTSVQPIGVTVAGNTPTYTFNGTQTKTFNYDASLLSRWQAQFGIRYIF
- the rplI gene encoding 50S ribosomal protein L9, translating into MEIILKQDVQNLGFKDDVVSVKPGYGRNFLIPQGFATLATPSAKKVLAENLKQRAHKEAKVVADAKALAETLKALEIKLTAKAGGEKLFGSITNIDIAEALEKSGNAIDRKFITSGIVKRTGKYTASIRLHRDVIVELAYEIIAEK